The Pelagibacterium halotolerans B2 nucleotide sequence CTTCTGCCCATCGTCGAACAGGTTGAACAGGGCCCGCGGCTGGCTGAAATCATCATTGCCTTCGCGGTGGTTGTACCTGTCCGCATCGCCCGAAATCTTCAGCGGCGGCTCCTGAACCGATTTGTCCTCGGCCGGCCCGTTCATGCTGTTGGGCTCGTAATAGGCATCGGGATTGCCCGTCTTGATGCCGCCATAGAAATTCATCTGGCCATCGCGGTGATAGTGATGCACGGGGCACTTGGGGGCATTAACCGGAAGCGCCTCGTAATGCGTTCCCAGACGATAGCGGTGGGCGTCGGCATATGAGAAAACACGCGCCTGCAGCATCTTGTCGGGCGAATGCCCGATCCCGGGAACGATGTTGGACGGCGAGAACGCAACCTGCTCGATTTCGGAGAAATAGTTCTCGGCGTTGCGGTTGAGTTCGAGCACGCCGATCTCGATGGGCGGATACTCGCCATGCGGCCAAACCTTGGTGAGGTCGAACGGGTTGTAGGAGGTCTTTTCCGCGTCCGCCTCGGGCATGATCTGCACCTGGACGGTCCACTTGGGAAACTCGCCCTTCTCGATCGCTCCGAAAAGCTCTTCCTGATAGCTTTCACGGGTCGAGCCGATGACCTTCTCGGCCTGTTCATTGGTATAGTGCTTGTGGCCCTGCTGGGTCTTGAAGTGGAACTTCACCCAGAACCGCTCACCGGCATCATTCCAGAACGAATAGGTGTGGCTCCCGTACCCGTTCATGAACATCGGCGCCACAGGCAAGCCGCGATCGCTCATCAGGATCGTCACCTGGTGCAGGCTTTCGGGAGAAAGCGACCAGAAATCCCACATCGCCGTCGCAGAACGCAGATTTGTCTTGGGATGACGCTTCTGGGTGTGGATGAAATCGGGGAATTTCAGCGGATCGCGAACGAAGAACACCGGAGTATTGTTGCCCACGAGGTCCCAATTGCCCTCTTCGGTGTAGAACTTGATGGCAAAGCCGCGCACGTCGCGCTCGGCATCCGCGGCGCCCAACTCGCCCGCAACGGTCGAAAAGCGCAGGATCAGCGGCGTTTCAGCGCCCGGCTGCAGCGCCTTGGCGCGGGTGTATTTCGAAATGTCGCCGGTGATCTTGAGCGTGCCGTGAGCACCCCAGCCCTTGGCATGCACCACGCGCTCTGGAATGCGCTCACGGTTCTGGTGCGCCAGCTTTTCGATAAGCTGATAATCCTGCATCAGCACCGGGCCGCGCGGGCCCGCGGTGATCGAATTCTGGTTGTCGGGAACCGGCGCCCCGGCGCTGGTCGTCATTGTCGGTTTGTCGGACATGAGGCCTCCTAGTTTGTATCGATTCTAAAGAGATGGCCTTTCCTAGCGCCAGTGCGTCAATCATGCAAATTGATAAAACTGACAATTCTGATAATAATAACTAATCGAGCTCTTAAGGCCACCTATGCATACCATCACCCTGCGCCAGCTTCATTACGCGCAAACGATTGCCGAGGAAGGCCATTTCGGTCGCGCCGCCCAACGCTGCCACGTCACCCAACCCGCGCTGTCCCAGCAAATTCGCCTGCTTGAAGATCGTTGCCAGACCCAGATTTTCGACAGGCTCGGCAAGACCGTGACATTGACCCCCTTTGGCCGCGAACTCCTGGTCCATGCCGGTCGCGTTCTGAGCGCCGCCGTCGATCTCGAAACGTTTGCCGACATGGCGGCGGGACAGCCCGCCCGCCCCTTGCGTTTCGGATTGATCCCCACTGTCGCTCCCTATCTGCTCCCCGAGATTCTGCCGGCATTGACAGATGGCCTCAATGATATCCGCTTTTCGATCAGCGAGGGTAAGACCGAGCGGCTTTTGACGGCATTAAGCGAGGGCGACCTCGACATTGCGCTGATCGCCACGGAAACCGACCGCTCCAACCTCATTTCGACCGCCCTGTTTGCCGATCCGTTCGTCCTCGCCACCCGGCATGGCACCGAGCTGCCCGATCCCGTCAGTCTCGCCAACCTGCCGCGAGACAAGTTCCTGCTGCTCGAAGAGGGCCATTGCCTGCGCGACCAGATGGTCGATGCCTGCGCCCTCAAGCCCGATATGCAGGGCCGCACTTTCGCCGCCACATCGCTGACCACAATTTTGGAACTGGTCGCAAATGGCTATGGCGTCACCCTTCTCCCCACCATCAGCCTGCGTCGCGAGGAACACAACAAGCGCATC carries:
- a CDS encoding catalase, whose product is MSDKPTMTTSAGAPVPDNQNSITAGPRGPVLMQDYQLIEKLAHQNRERIPERVVHAKGWGAHGTLKITGDISKYTRAKALQPGAETPLILRFSTVAGELGAADAERDVRGFAIKFYTEEGNWDLVGNNTPVFFVRDPLKFPDFIHTQKRHPKTNLRSATAMWDFWSLSPESLHQVTILMSDRGLPVAPMFMNGYGSHTYSFWNDAGERFWVKFHFKTQQGHKHYTNEQAEKVIGSTRESYQEELFGAIEKGEFPKWTVQVQIMPEADAEKTSYNPFDLTKVWPHGEYPPIEIGVLELNRNAENYFSEIEQVAFSPSNIVPGIGHSPDKMLQARVFSYADAHRYRLGTHYEALPVNAPKCPVHHYHRDGQMNFYGGIKTGNPDAYYEPNSMNGPAEDKSVQEPPLKISGDADRYNHREGNDDFSQPRALFNLFDDGQKQRLFSNIAAAMSDAPDEIKERQCKLFDQVHPDYGAGVRAALAASKDDRPAAISAAE
- a CDS encoding hydrogen peroxide-inducible genes activator, coding for MHTITLRQLHYAQTIAEEGHFGRAAQRCHVTQPALSQQIRLLEDRCQTQIFDRLGKTVTLTPFGRELLVHAGRVLSAAVDLETFADMAAGQPARPLRFGLIPTVAPYLLPEILPALTDGLNDIRFSISEGKTERLLTALSEGDLDIALIATETDRSNLISTALFADPFVLATRHGTELPDPVSLANLPRDKFLLLEEGHCLRDQMVDACALKPDMQGRTFAATSLTTILELVANGYGVTLLPTISLRREEHNKRIQFHTLGAPGAARILRLVWRANSPYEALYRSIAEILTKVGQASLRTDLQPV